In Streptomyces sp. NBC_00483, a single window of DNA contains:
- the recN gene encoding DNA repair protein RecN — MRIRSLGVIDDAVVELSPGFTAVTGETGAGKTMVVTSLGLLLGGRADPALVRIGAKNAVVEGRIAVPADSGARERAEEAGAELEDGVLLLSRTVSAEGRSRAHLGGRSVPVGVLGELADELVAVHGQTDQQGLLKLGRQRQALDRYAGDAVAAPLAKYGAVYKRLRAVGTELEEITTRARERAQEADLLRFGLEEIGAVEPRAGEDVELAEEASRLGHAEALASAAAAAHAALAGNPEDPEGVDAQTLVGGAHRALEAVRSHDSSLGTLAERIGEVQILLTDVAAELAGYADDLDADPLRLSAVEERRAALTTLTRKYGEDVTAVLAWAEASAARLLELDGDDERIGELTAERESLRGELGVLAQELTHARVEAADRFAAAVTEELSSLAMPHARVSFDIRHTETDAADGVEVDGRNVVCGPSGVDEVELLLAPHPGAPPRPIAKGASGGELSRVMLAVEVVFAGNDPVPTYLFDEVDAGVGGKAAVEIGRRLAKLARSAQVVVVTHLPQVAAFADRQLLVEKTHDGSVTSSGVTVLEGEDRVRELSRMLAGQEDSETARAHAEELLAAARADA; from the coding sequence ATGCGGATACGGTCGCTCGGAGTCATCGACGACGCCGTGGTCGAGCTTTCGCCCGGCTTCACGGCGGTCACCGGTGAGACGGGCGCGGGCAAGACCATGGTCGTCACCAGTCTCGGCTTGCTGCTGGGCGGGAGGGCCGACCCCGCGCTCGTACGGATCGGCGCGAAGAACGCCGTGGTCGAGGGGCGCATCGCCGTGCCCGCCGACTCGGGCGCGCGCGAGCGGGCCGAGGAGGCCGGGGCCGAGCTCGAGGACGGGGTGCTGCTGCTCAGCCGCACCGTGTCCGCCGAGGGGCGCTCCCGGGCGCACCTGGGCGGGCGGTCCGTGCCGGTGGGTGTGCTGGGCGAGCTGGCCGACGAACTGGTCGCCGTGCACGGCCAGACCGACCAGCAGGGACTGTTGAAGCTCGGCCGGCAGCGGCAGGCGCTCGACCGGTACGCGGGGGACGCCGTCGCGGCGCCGCTCGCCAAGTACGGAGCCGTATACAAGCGGCTGAGGGCCGTCGGCACCGAGCTGGAGGAGATCACCACGCGCGCCCGCGAGCGGGCGCAGGAGGCGGATCTGCTGCGCTTCGGGCTCGAAGAGATCGGCGCCGTGGAGCCCAGGGCCGGCGAGGACGTGGAGCTGGCCGAGGAGGCCTCCCGGCTGGGCCACGCGGAGGCGCTGGCCTCGGCGGCGGCCGCCGCGCACGCCGCGCTCGCAGGGAACCCCGAGGACCCGGAGGGCGTCGACGCGCAGACGCTGGTCGGCGGTGCGCACCGGGCCCTGGAGGCCGTGCGCTCCCACGACTCGTCGCTCGGCACGCTCGCGGAGCGGATCGGCGAGGTGCAGATCCTGCTCACCGATGTCGCCGCCGAACTCGCGGGCTACGCGGACGATTTGGACGCCGACCCGCTGCGGCTCTCCGCGGTGGAGGAGCGGCGGGCGGCACTCACGACGCTCACCCGCAAGTACGGCGAGGACGTGACGGCGGTGCTGGCCTGGGCCGAGGCGAGCGCCGCGCGCCTTCTCGAGCTCGACGGCGACGACGAGCGGATCGGCGAGCTGACCGCGGAGCGCGAGTCGCTCCGCGGCGAACTGGGCGTACTGGCGCAGGAACTGACCCACGCGCGCGTGGAGGCGGCCGACCGCTTCGCGGCCGCGGTGACCGAGGAACTCTCCTCGCTGGCGATGCCGCACGCCCGGGTCTCCTTCGACATCCGGCATACCGAGACGGACGCCGCCGACGGCGTCGAGGTCGACGGGCGGAACGTGGTGTGCGGGCCCAGTGGTGTCGACGAGGTCGAGCTGCTGCTCGCCCCGCACCCCGGCGCGCCGCCCCGGCCCATCGCGAAGGGCGCGTCCGGCGGTGAGCTGTCGCGCGTGATGCTCGCCGTGGAGGTCGTCTTCGCGGGCAACGATCCGGTACCTACGTATCTCTTCGACGAGGTCGACGCGGGCGTGGGCGGCAAGGCCGCCGTCGAGATCGGCAGGCGCCTCGCCAAGCTCGCCAGGTCGGCGCAGGTCGTGGTCGTCACGCACCTGCCGCAGGTCGCCGCGTTCGCCGACCGGCAGCTCCTGGTCGAGAAGACCCACGACGGGTCCGTGACGAGTTCCGGGGTGACGGTGCTCGAAGGTGAGGACCGGGTGCGGGAGTTGTCGCGGATGTTGGCGGGTCAGGAGGACTCGGAGACGGCGCGGGCGCATGCGGAAGAGTTGTTGGCGGCGGCTCGGGCGGATGCGTGA
- a CDS encoding NAD kinase translates to MTQTRARTVFLLAHTGRPAAIRSAELVVQGLLRSGLGVRVLESEAEDLPLPDSVETVKEATPACLDGCELLIVLGGDGTLLRGAEFARASGVPMLGVNLGRVGFLAEAERDDLDKVVDRVVTKEYEVEERMTIDVAVHRNGDVVHRDWALNEAAVQKIEPERMLEVVLEIDGRPVTGFGCDGIVCATPTGSTAYAFSAGGPVVWPEVEALLMVPISAHALFAKPLITSPDSVLAVEVQQHTPHGVLWCDGRRTVELPPGARIEVRRGEVPVRLARLHHAVFTDRLVAKFALPVAGWRGAPH, encoded by the coding sequence TTGACACAGACCCGAGCTCGTACGGTTTTCCTGCTCGCCCACACGGGGCGGCCCGCTGCGATCCGCAGCGCCGAACTCGTCGTACAGGGGCTGCTGCGCAGCGGCCTCGGCGTGCGGGTACTGGAGTCCGAGGCCGAGGACCTGCCGCTGCCCGACTCCGTGGAAACGGTGAAGGAGGCCACGCCGGCCTGTCTCGACGGCTGTGAGCTGCTCATCGTGCTCGGCGGGGACGGGACGCTGCTGCGCGGCGCCGAGTTCGCGCGGGCGTCCGGGGTGCCGATGCTCGGGGTGAACCTGGGCCGCGTCGGCTTCCTCGCGGAGGCGGAGCGCGACGACCTGGACAAGGTCGTCGACCGCGTCGTCACCAAGGAGTACGAGGTCGAGGAGCGCATGACGATCGACGTCGCCGTGCACCGCAACGGCGACGTCGTGCACCGGGACTGGGCGCTCAACGAGGCGGCCGTCCAGAAGATCGAGCCCGAGCGGATGCTGGAGGTCGTGCTCGAGATCGACGGCCGGCCCGTCACGGGATTCGGCTGCGACGGCATCGTGTGCGCGACCCCGACCGGGTCCACGGCCTACGCGTTCTCCGCCGGCGGCCCCGTGGTGTGGCCCGAGGTCGAGGCGCTGCTCATGGTGCCGATCAGCGCGCACGCCCTGTTCGCCAAGCCGCTCATCACGTCGCCGGACTCGGTGCTCGCCGTCGAGGTGCAGCAGCACACGCCGCACGGCGTGCTGTGGTGCGACGGCCGGCGGACCGTGGAGCTGCCGCCGGGCGCGCGGATCGAGGTGCGCCGGGGCGAGGTGCCGGTCCGGCTGGCCAGGCTGCACCACGCGGTGTTCACCGACCGGCTCGTGGCCAAGTTCGCGCTCCCGGTCGCCGGGTGGCGCGGCGCCCCGCACTGA